cggagtaatggggagcgctgagggctctgagAATTTGCCTGAGGGaccccagatgggcgcgaacctcagctcggGACAGCTCCTGAGAGTATGTTATTTGAAAAAGATTATCGATCCTAGTGAaccgatagtgataagcgctgaatgaggggaatcgtcgaccacactggCCGGTATTCACGAAGATCGGTACCGGGTTTCacgaagtgtttgttgtcgcgaggtgattggccgcctctatggctagagtaatcgagtcgtcaGAATCGCTTATAAAACGACCTTGGAGGCGTGTTGTCATGGTGTGCTATTTAATATAATcaatcgaaaaaaaaagaaaaaaaataagaatgggAATAAAGGGATTTTTGTAACGGGAGGCGGTTCGTGGGGAGTTATTCCACCAAGCTTTTGGTGTAACttctaaataaaatagtaagttaaattatataatttgaaatttgtaaaaataataccttCTTATGTACAAGATCCAGGTGCGGGTGTGACGGACGATATCTTGCCTCTTGGGCACGATGGTTCAAGTTCAGCACATAGATTCCTGaaaggtaaataaaaataaatagaacaaGAGAGTAGAAGATAGCTTGGAAACTGCTTTTTAGCTAAGGCCGTCGATTGTACTTCGGTTGTCATTTTGCAATTTTCCTTTATGTtgcgttttcactaacacaggtgGCTCAACCATTATGGATGACGACACAGCGGCGCACCACCACCACTATGACTTTAGTCTATCAGAAAACTCAAAGTTTAGTTCattttagttcattttgcgatgtgTATACCTCgaactaccccgattgggatatcgTCGTGAACTTAcgttatgttttatttgaaataaagtatgttcttttattgcaaaaaagtgtgttaacaaaattattataattacaagaCAAGAAAACATACTCATTCCGTTTAGATGACGTCACCTTCCAAAGGCCCACATTGTCACAGTATGAACTAGTTGGCTCAGATTTCCTGAGAGTGACATAATTGTCGTTGTAATCCAGTATGTCCTTCTTAACAGCATAATGGACAGCAAAATTTATTCGAGCCTCAATTTCGTCATTCCAATTACCCACCGGTGGTTCTGTAACATAATTTTAGACATGGCGTACGCTCCACGAAGAGGCAATATTTTTATGGACCTTTCCGTTTACAAACCTAATCaacatattttaatattctCTTAGAACTGAAATCTAAAATTTACTTAGATATACTTAATGTATTATGACTAtgtaacaaacataaaacaaaaacaaatcacAGTAACAGAGAGGCAAAGCTGCCATCTTGTTGCCtcgcctcgatgtgacgcattggaggtcttttatttataagttataaaTGTGTTtgcattgtttttattataattattgtgtaaaaattagtaatataataaataacggtTTATAAATACACGTTCTAGGGTTATCTAACGGACGTACGGAATGTACTCCACTATGTTGTCCCACTTCTAAAAACGTCTTAATATCTCGCAAGGTaatttcaaattgttattttaaaataataactttaatgGATCTACGTAAGACGAGATACCAAAATAGACGTTTGCTACACGACGCAAACGCGCACGCGCGTGCGCGTTTGTCGGCGTCGTCGACGTCGTCGTTGTAAACGTTGTATAGACgtaacaatggtgctgattccggtacacaccatctaagtttcatcagtcattttcttttccgccgaaagtgacgggtaatcgactgCATAAAAGCGAGACGCCTATTTGAAtcgaccgggttattctttaactttaaaattaacagttccTTTTCGACGAATGAGAAAGAaatggatataacttaaaattaggaggtgtcagcaggaatcggggccaatatctgtTAACTTACTGTCATACATAATAGTGTGAATTCCTCTGTACATTTGTAGCTTTCTTGTCACGGCTGGAATTTTGGAGATAGCTATAGTTAAGGCCGAAGAGGCGACTTGGGATAGTTGTATGGCGGTCTTTCCCGTGACCGTTACTATGATCACCACTTTGGAAGAAGACTGTCTCGCCAGTGCTGCACATGCTGCCACGCATGCTACCGCTGCGTTCTGTGGTACGGGATTCTGGAACcaagaatattttttcttccATATAGTTACGTCACTGGCTGCCGTCATAGACTATATCACAAAACAATTCAACATAACATTACGACTATAACCTAATTGGTACATCTATCACAAGACGaacgtacccacacctcaccgagatttcgaGAACTTTACTAGCAGATAGACCATTTTCAGTAAATGGTGAATTTTATGGCTAAACAAATACGGATGAACTTCAAAGACAGAcagaaacttaaaaactaatttattcaATTGACAGCAGCTACATTAAAATATCTGTAAACCAGATGAActgtttatttgcaaaaaccGCACGTAGAAATTCAAAAGGACACTTGTGCGTCGTGGTTCAAgccgcgacttgtgctaagtgaagtccttttttttttcaagatgtCCACGACCATCCATTTTACCGTTTTGTTATTGGtttttgatgttattgtcttgatTTTGTGTGTGTCAtctttaataaaacaatttgttatatattctattctaaactaAAATGACATTCTAACCAAGTCAATGTTCCTCCAAAACTCATCTATTCCTCTCTCAGCGGACTCAATTGACTTGCAAACAGAGTCCAGGATCTTTACAGCTCTCACAGCATTCGATGCTTCAGTATAATTCCGAAGTATTAAACCTgcaaaataaaagcaaataaacaaaaatagtcttttaataatttaatcttAGAACTtacacgaaaagaagaaaaagggaGAACAATTGCAATCGAAAGTTAATTCACTACCGGTAAACCTAttttagttatattttatttatttatttataaaaggtacaccaacagcttatataataaaacattaaataaaataaaagttacatcaggaattagactgttacataagcacACAATATTACCGCCACGTCGAtacgtgttatggctgaggaaaacGACACGGGTTTTTCTAACAATTCAATGGAAATATCagcaaataaaacattttaaaatacaatcACAATTCATCATTatattacggcctccgtggtccagtggttgagcggtgggctcacgatccggggttcgaatcccggtggggacgtatcacaaaaaaacactttgtgatccctagtttggttaggacattgcaggttgatcacctgattgtccgaaagtaagatgatgcataccgaagcacgttaagccgttggttcggttactacttactgatgtaagtatgtagtcgttacatgagccatgtcaggggccattggcggctcagtaataaccctgacaccagcattgatgagattggtattccacctcacaacccacacatttTTGAGCCAAAATTTTACTTAACCTGCTCCTTGGGAGATTGCGTTGGTAATATCTGATATGTCGCACGCCGATACGGTCCCGACTGTCAGTGTCTGTTCTAAAATATCGCCCGATACATAGAAGGGCTTCCCAGcctgttaaatagaaaatatttcatgtgcaattaaataaaaataagtttcttgttttgaggagctcggtggcgcagcggtgaacgcgctcggtctgcgattgatgaagttaagcaactttcgcaacggccggtcataggattggtgaccacataaaaaaaagttttcatctcgagctcctccgtgcttcggaaggcacattaagccgttggtcccggctgcattagcagtcgttaataactaacaatccgcactgggccggcgtgatggtttaaggcacaatctccctatccatccatagggaaggcccgtgccccagcagtggggacgttaatgggctgatgatgatgatgatgaagtttctTTTAACAAAAACTAGAAATGAAAATAGACATGATCTtttgtgtgtgtatatttttacaCTTCCAGTGCACAGACCACGGGTCATTGACCTTGCATTCGTATAACACTTGGAATCGAGCCATCTCATGTTAGCATTCTGTCCCTAAATGTGTCTGAACGTTGATACCTGCAAACGGATCTTTAGCTGTTTCGGACTGCGGGCGGTTCGGACCGCGGTGCAAATCGATTTTGTTATTTCGATAAAACCCagaattatttatgtatataaaaacgAAGAAGGTGGCAGCAGAAATCgggacaatggtgctaattcctgtaaataccatctaattttattttaagttatatctgtcattttcttatccgccgaaaaggaaagggacgggtaattgacaagcataaaatttatggaacacacgtcaattttaagcacaaatctaaaccaaccgtctaaaaattttacgtcagtcaatcattcttcctaaaattaagagctgtgaatcatccgtccctttccttttcgacggatatgaaaatgacggatataacttaaaataaaattaggcggtgtttgcaggaatcggggccaataatgtTGTACGTATagtaaatttattatttgaacCTACCACTTTGCACTTTCCACAAACTTGTAACTGTATAGCTGGCAATGAATATCTATTCATTAAATTATCGGTAAGAAATTCTCGAGCCAACATTATTCCATCTGTAACCtgaaataatacatattatattaaatataataaactaaACCCAATaacagaaattattatttatttattaaattctttactgaagaaaaaatatattttttgacatacGTATATCTTAGGTAtatcaatatcatgtacccactttagaaccctgtcgcactatcatatttgacatttaatgagacataccgtttaatttgtcaaaaaagttaatgtgacatggtttcaaagtggataatatattatacagggtgttagtgacgtcgtaacgaaaactttgagggatgattgcgaccatgattctgagatgatatgaagtggaattttccgtcgcaaaagtatagaacagcaattaataaaaagaaaaacaaaaattttcatgaattttctgactgaaaattccacttgatatcaactcagaatcatggtctgaatcaccaccctcagtattcgttacggtgtcactaacacccatacctacttgtatgggtacagtatgtaattgtgcggggtgtaagtgacatcgtaacgaatactgagggggatgaaacagctgatttttcttgagttaatatcaagtggaatttttcatcgcaaaagtatataattgaaaataattttaaaaaactaaagaaaaatcatgaattttgcgacggaaaattccacttgatatcaactcagaatcatggtctgaatcatccccctcagtattctttacgatgtcactaacaccctgtatattagtactcgtgaccgtacaagggCGGATCCAGGGGGGGGGACATCATTCTCTACGGAGATGCGACCTGGTGACCCCCTGACATAAAATCTGGTACCGCTTTTGAGTAGGTTACAACTgctatcgtatttttttatttagtttgagAGTTTACAACCAATGGCTTCCCATCTCTCATTTTACCTTCCTCTCGCTTATTTCTCTCGAACAACATTTCGTTTTAATACTTCGATAGTGTTTCAAAGAACTGGAatttcttagttttttttttaaatacaaatatattctaACTGTGGCAGATAGATCATTAATATTGTACCGCAATAATATCGTCAATATTATCTAAGCCTTCTTGGTCGCAAATGGTGCTTAGTATCAGAGGTTTGAAATCTTGCGTCAGTTTCTTAACTCTTTGTATAAGATGAGGACGTCGAACACcaaagataattaaaatatccaactgaaatataaatgtttgtttaattACTAAATACCAAAAATAtgctttccaactagtcaaatcgacGGTTAGTAAAcagtagctgatttgactagttggaaactggcctattgtacttataaaTCTACCAAGTTAAAATTACTCTGTCCTCTCTCCTACTTTTGCTGTGCTATccagaagatgaactaagtttctacacctcacccagctttatggtaaaccaacgtgatagatagtGAGCCGTGTCGTCGTCTTTAATGGTCAAAGCAATtgtgtgaaaactgcacttaagatatattaataagtcattggtgcaaatccagtACCGAGGTTCTAACTGGCGCTTCTCGATTGAGGagcaagctggtgtaccacaggacagCATTGACTTATTAATCACTTATAAATGGTTTCTCTTTTACAAGCTAACGCTTCTCGCAGACCCCAGTCTCTCACCAacaaactacatacatacacacacataaacagcctatatacgtcccactgctgggcacaggcctctcctcaatcaaccggagggggtatggagcatactccaccacgctgctccaatgcgggttggtggaggtgtttttacggctaatagccgggaccgacggcttaacgtgccctccgaagcacggaatcatcttactttttcggacaatcaggtgattaaagcctaaaaagtccttaccaaaccaaCAAActgattaattttattttatttttgttaaattaaagaGAAGACTCATGCATGGAATGTTTATTTACTGACTTACCTTAAATTCTCTTGCGAATTCAAGAAGTTGCAGGTCAAATTTAGT
The Pectinophora gossypiella chromosome 9, ilPecGoss1.1, whole genome shotgun sequence genome window above contains:
- the LOC126369812 gene encoding uncharacterized protein LOC126369812, coding for MSDDDRSSFQVMKQEMNEVSIQLTRGSIVEITSDVKHWKNCTKERIFVDDGYTLSTVTPGTEITIGKTRHVCLEVVDEMTLKCKVIVGGRVSGNEYVKFRGTLYKRPPLTKFDLQLLEFAREFKLDILIIFGVRRPHLIQRVKKLTQDFKPLILSTICDQEGLDNIDDIIAVTDGIMLAREFLTDNLMNRYSLPAIQLQVCGKCKVAGKPFYVSGDILEQTLTVGTVSACDISDITNAISQGAGLILRNYTEASNAVRAVKILDSVCKSIESAERGIDEFWRNIDLNPVPQNAAVACVAACAALARQSSSKVVIIVTVTGKTAIQLSQVASSALTIAISKIPAVTRKLQMYRGIHTIMYDKPPVGNWNDEIEARINFAVHYAVKKDILDYNDNYVTLRKSEPTSSYCDNVGLWKVTSSKRNENLCAELEPSCPRGKISSVTPAPGSCT